From Haloarcula rubripromontorii, the proteins below share one genomic window:
- a CDS encoding ABC transporter ATP-binding protein — MALSERSSDPIESDRKIVVDGVSKAYDSVQALSNVSLAVRDGEFCCIVGPSGCGKTTLLRTIAGLDAADSGSILVDGDRVTEPGLDRGMVFQEYALFPWRTVRGNIRFGLDRPACDCADCEQRIRELVDLVGLAGFEDAYPTELSGGMKQRVGIARALAVDPEILLLDEPFGSVDARTRDRLHNELLDIWAETRQTVVFVTHDIDEAVKLADRIVVLDDDPGTVQSTVAVDIDRPRERTSHEFVDHVARVRAELGHTPDASHSSR, encoded by the coding sequence ATGGCGCTGAGTGAACGGTCGTCGGACCCTATCGAGTCCGACCGAAAAATCGTTGTCGATGGTGTCAGTAAAGCGTATGACTCTGTTCAGGCTCTGTCGAATGTCTCTCTCGCCGTTCGCGACGGCGAGTTCTGCTGTATCGTCGGCCCGTCGGGCTGTGGCAAGACGACGTTGTTACGGACGATAGCAGGCCTCGACGCCGCTGACAGCGGCTCGATACTGGTCGACGGCGACCGGGTCACTGAACCGGGGCTAGACCGGGGAATGGTCTTCCAGGAGTACGCACTATTTCCGTGGCGGACGGTCCGCGGTAATATTCGCTTTGGCCTCGACCGGCCGGCGTGTGACTGTGCCGATTGTGAGCAGCGGATACGGGAACTGGTCGACCTCGTCGGCCTAGCAGGGTTTGAGGATGCGTATCCCACGGAACTGTCAGGTGGGATGAAGCAACGCGTCGGAATCGCCCGTGCGCTCGCCGTCGATCCGGAGATACTGTTGCTGGACGAGCCCTTCGGCAGCGTGGATGCCAGAACACGCGACCGACTCCACAACGAACTGCTCGATATCTGGGCCGAAACCCGCCAGACGGTCGTCTTCGTCACTCACGATATCGACGAGGCCGTGAAACTAGCTGACAGGATCGTCGTATTGGACGACGACCCCGGCACTGTCCAGTCGACAGTGGCCGTCGACATAGACCGGCCCCGCGAGCGAACGTCTCACGAGTTTGTCGACCATGTCGCCCGTGTTCGTGCCGAACTCGGTCACACACCTGATGCTAGCCACAGCAGTCGATAA
- a CDS encoding ABC transporter permease, translating to MNTPTDTGPETLLDGGVEGEARRYLRGLGGLASFLLVWWVGALTTQPSYLVPGPADSARAFVELFTTSTRIVAPLAGVELVLPTGLAHLTQTLFHYIPGLLLGVACGSSLGLAMGWHDVLDDWLRPLVRVLRPIPPLAWVVFAIVWFGIHHTGAAFIVFVGAFWINFYAAYGGVEGVSSELTDAASTLGVEQDLSMLKLVALPSAAPQLLTGFRTSIGRCWMIVVGAELFGAPGVGYEIINAANTLAMETSVAYMFLISLAFLTMDVGFRLFERRVLVWR from the coding sequence ATGAACACGCCCACCGACACCGGTCCCGAGACGCTGCTGGACGGAGGCGTCGAGGGAGAAGCACGTCGATATCTCCGTGGGCTCGGGGGTTTGGCGAGCTTCCTGCTTGTCTGGTGGGTCGGAGCGCTGACGACGCAGCCGTCGTATCTGGTTCCGGGACCTGCCGACTCCGCCCGCGCCTTCGTCGAGTTGTTCACGACCTCAACGCGAATCGTCGCTCCACTCGCTGGCGTCGAACTCGTCTTACCGACGGGACTCGCCCATCTCACACAGACACTGTTTCATTACATCCCGGGCCTACTGTTGGGTGTCGCCTGTGGCAGCAGCCTCGGACTGGCGATGGGCTGGCACGACGTGCTGGACGACTGGCTTCGCCCACTCGTCCGAGTGCTCCGACCGATTCCGCCGCTGGCGTGGGTCGTCTTCGCCATCGTCTGGTTCGGTATCCACCACACGGGTGCGGCCTTCATAGTCTTCGTCGGCGCGTTCTGGATTAACTTCTATGCCGCCTACGGCGGTGTCGAGGGCGTTTCGAGCGAACTCACCGACGCCGCCTCGACGCTGGGCGTCGAACAGGACCTGTCGATGCTGAAGTTGGTCGCGCTCCCGAGCGCCGCCCCGCAGCTGCTGACGGGCTTCCGGACCAGTATCGGACGCTGCTGGATGATTGTCGTCGGGGCCGAACTGTTCGGTGCGCCCGGCGTCGGTTACGAGATCATCAACGCTGCGAACACCCTCGCCATGGAGACCAGCGTCGCGTATATGTTCCTCATCAGTCTCGCCTTCCTCACGATGGACGTTGGTTTCCGGCTATTCGAACGGCGGGTACTCGTATGGCGCTGA
- a CDS encoding ABC transporter substrate-binding protein: protein MASITRRRLLQTAGASAIATTITGCLGQGAASLDSVTVAYVPIYPNMQHYVLEREGYYDVLPAEVTVERFSSGPSVVTAFASGDIDVAFFGITPAMVLADRGTQAGVIAANSRNGFKIMGTSKLVDLYEQEGAAVFDRFERENGRKIRFGVPPDGSVPDIVLRYWIQEDLDAGEMDTVIDTSNIPPAKAVQTIQSGDIDATIIQEPFATIIGRKDGYGELEWSGNVLENHPVTVLYANQQVIDASDIAQSLVEQHTVATAFTASAPNVAASHAASVIGSGVSEELAQEAVESQASDFISDPHAITDQAATMGEFVASVGNIDEPVPSEELFAFGPYDAIES from the coding sequence ATGGCATCTATCACGCGGCGACGATTACTGCAGACGGCTGGCGCTAGTGCAATCGCGACGACGATAACCGGCTGTCTCGGCCAAGGTGCGGCCTCGCTTGATTCCGTGACTGTAGCGTACGTCCCGATCTATCCCAACATGCAACACTACGTACTGGAACGGGAGGGGTACTACGATGTTCTCCCGGCAGAGGTCACTGTCGAGCGTTTTAGCTCGGGCCCCAGTGTCGTCACAGCGTTTGCCAGCGGGGACATCGATGTCGCGTTCTTTGGCATCACTCCAGCGATGGTACTCGCCGACAGAGGCACGCAAGCAGGTGTTATCGCTGCGAATTCACGGAACGGATTCAAGATTATGGGGACGAGCAAGCTCGTCGACCTGTACGAGCAAGAGGGCGCAGCCGTTTTCGACCGCTTCGAACGTGAGAACGGGCGAAAAATCCGGTTCGGTGTCCCACCGGATGGGAGTGTTCCCGACATTGTACTCCGATACTGGATTCAGGAGGATCTCGACGCCGGGGAAATGGACACCGTCATCGACACATCGAATATCCCACCGGCGAAAGCGGTCCAGACAATTCAGTCGGGCGATATCGATGCGACGATCATTCAAGAGCCGTTCGCGACGATAATCGGCCGTAAAGACGGTTACGGCGAACTCGAATGGTCGGGGAATGTCCTAGAGAACCATCCAGTGACGGTACTCTACGCGAATCAGCAGGTCATCGACGCGAGCGATATCGCACAGTCACTGGTCGAACAGCACACCGTAGCGACCGCGTTCACAGCGAGCGCACCGAACGTGGCCGCGAGCCACGCCGCGTCGGTCATCGGCTCGGGTGTGAGCGAGGAACTTGCTCAGGAAGCCGTCGAGTCACAGGCATCCGATTTCATCTCGGACCCGCATGCTATCACCGATCAGGCTGCGACGATGGGCGAATTCGTTGCGAGCGTCGGAAACATCGACGAACCGGTTCCGAGTGAGGAACTGTTCGCCTTCGGCCCCTACGACGCCATCGAGTCATGA
- a CDS encoding DUF5798 family protein: MGLGSTAKKIQKVADIAEDLYKKVNELKTQLEDLRSTVDETNTRVDGMEQELAEQRALIEALAEERGVDTEAVVAEVAADTDTDTAEAISE, translated from the coding sequence ATGGGACTGGGTTCCACCGCGAAAAAGATACAGAAGGTCGCCGACATCGCCGAGGACCTCTACAAGAAGGTCAACGAGCTGAAAACACAGCTCGAAGACCTGCGAAGCACTGTCGACGAGACCAACACCCGCGTCGACGGGATGGAGCAGGAACTGGCCGAACAGCGCGCGCTCATCGAGGCACTCGCCGAGGAACGGGGCGTCGACACGGAGGCTGTCGTGGCCGAAGTCGCCGCTGACACTGATACCGACACAGCTGAAGCGATTTCAGAGTAA
- a CDS encoding DUF7548 family protein encodes MDDLRLAPTVGIVGCVLYLLALAVPYGLVETASAVGAYYSSGALSPLLPGVFALVCIIVLAAGREGRSDPSVAAGASIGMGVFIVALSLLWAVTVPESLVLGLTESTLMEYHRWSVVAAGCLIPLGGTWFARALDLL; translated from the coding sequence ATGGACGATTTGCGGCTCGCGCCAACTGTCGGTATCGTCGGCTGCGTTCTGTATCTCCTTGCGCTCGCAGTTCCGTACGGCCTCGTCGAGACGGCGAGTGCCGTCGGAGCGTACTACAGCTCGGGGGCGCTGTCCCCGCTGTTGCCGGGCGTGTTCGCGCTCGTCTGCATCATCGTGTTAGCGGCCGGCCGCGAGGGCCGGTCGGATCCGAGCGTCGCGGCAGGCGCGAGCATCGGCATGGGCGTGTTCATCGTCGCGCTGAGTCTGCTCTGGGCAGTCACCGTCCCCGAGAGTCTCGTGCTGGGACTGACAGAGTCGACGCTGATGGAATACCACCGCTGGAGCGTGGTCGCCGCTGGCTGTCTCATCCCGCTGGGTGGGACGTGGTTCGCGCGGGCGCTGGACCTGCTGTAG
- a CDS encoding acyl-CoA synthetase: protein MVWTVMPDFEAYDGAREQFTWDLPESYNPAVDFLQKHDDSDRVALEQAYPDGQREQYTFRELDELSDRLAAGLARLGVEAGDRVGVVVPQKSQNPVTHLANWKLGAVSVPLTVLFGTDALRYRLDDAGVTVAVIDPAVRDDIDAVRDDCPALDHVVEIETDAPAGDVHAFEDVLVSPENTDIEPYASTPDTDTAILYTSGSTGPPKGVRHSHALWLGRAAAAYNFFDQGLGPDATVWTPADWAWGAALGGTLFATWHHGGTVVGYPASGFEADEAFGLLSEFDVTQSFMPATALRMLMEVENPTARYDLDIETLAAGGESLTPEIVDWVAETFDSVTINEFYGQTELNLVVANNSNWFDTQPGSMGKPLPGYDLGILDPEAADRGVADPVSPGELGEIALRPHDRSVFFDEYWNMPEKTAAKEVDGWFVTGDLARRDEDGYVWFKSRKDDVIITSGYRVGPMEVESAILEHPDVVQAGVIGVPDDTRGEIIKAYVETAADTPAQETLRSEIESVVRDHLAEYEYPREIEFADALPQTTSGKIRRTELQEWNADGGPP from the coding sequence ATGGTCTGGACAGTGATGCCGGACTTCGAGGCGTACGACGGGGCCCGCGAGCAGTTCACGTGGGACCTGCCGGAGTCGTACAATCCGGCGGTCGATTTTCTGCAAAAACACGACGATTCCGACAGGGTGGCGCTCGAACAGGCGTATCCTGACGGACAGCGCGAGCAGTATACGTTCCGCGAACTTGACGAGTTATCGGACAGGCTCGCGGCCGGGTTGGCTAGGCTCGGCGTTGAGGCCGGCGACCGGGTCGGCGTCGTCGTGCCACAGAAGTCACAGAACCCAGTCACCCACCTGGCGAACTGGAAGCTCGGGGCCGTGTCGGTCCCGCTGACGGTCCTGTTCGGCACGGATGCGCTCCGGTATCGGCTGGACGACGCTGGCGTGACCGTCGCCGTTATCGATCCGGCCGTGCGCGACGATATCGATGCCGTCCGAGACGACTGTCCGGCGCTGGACCACGTCGTCGAAATCGAGACCGACGCGCCGGCGGGTGACGTCCACGCCTTTGAGGACGTCCTCGTCTCGCCGGAGAATACCGACATCGAACCCTATGCGTCCACGCCGGACACCGACACGGCGATACTATACACGAGCGGGTCGACGGGGCCGCCGAAGGGCGTCCGTCACTCGCACGCGCTCTGGCTCGGGCGGGCCGCGGCGGCGTACAACTTCTTCGACCAGGGTCTCGGTCCGGACGCGACCGTCTGGACGCCCGCGGACTGGGCCTGGGGCGCGGCGCTCGGGGGGACGCTCTTTGCGACGTGGCACCACGGCGGGACCGTCGTCGGTTACCCCGCCTCAGGCTTCGAGGCCGACGAGGCGTTCGGCCTGCTCTCGGAGTTCGATGTCACTCAGTCGTTCATGCCGGCCACCGCCCTGCGAATGCTGATGGAAGTCGAGAACCCGACGGCGAGGTACGACCTCGACATCGAGACGCTCGCCGCCGGCGGCGAGTCGCTGACGCCGGAAATCGTCGACTGGGTGGCTGAGACGTTCGACTCGGTGACTATCAACGAGTTCTACGGCCAGACGGAACTGAACCTCGTCGTCGCCAACAACTCGAACTGGTTCGACACCCAACCCGGCAGCATGGGCAAGCCGTTGCCGGGGTACGACCTGGGGATTCTGGACCCCGAGGCCGCCGACCGCGGCGTCGCAGACCCCGTTTCGCCGGGCGAACTCGGCGAGATAGCGCTGCGCCCGCACGACCGCTCGGTGTTTTTCGACGAGTACTGGAACATGCCCGAGAAGACGGCGGCCAAGGAGGTCGATGGGTGGTTCGTGACCGGCGACCTCGCCCGGCGGGACGAGGACGGCTACGTCTGGTTCAAATCGCGCAAGGACGACGTCATCATCACGAGCGGCTACCGCGTCGGGCCGATGGAAGTCGAGAGCGCGATTCTCGAACACCCCGACGTGGTCCAGGCCGGCGTCATCGGCGTGCCGGACGACACGCGCGGGGAAATCATCAAGGCCTACGTCGAGACGGCCGCGGACACGCCGGCACAGGAGACGCTCCGGTCGGAAATCGAGTCCGTCGTTCGGGACCACCTCGCCGAGTATGAGTATCCCCGCGAAATCGAGTTCGCCGACGCGCTGCCACAGACGACCAGCGGGAAAATCCGGCGCACGGAACTGCAAGAGTGGAACGCCGACGGCGGGCCGCCATAG
- a CDS encoding class I SAM-dependent methyltransferase, translating to MDSTDIREEWADRSGEYSPAYYAYYGADETSELVQSILAEHVEQDAAILEVGCSSGRHLAALSDAGYSDLTGVDINADALDVLAETYPDLAATGSFHAMAIEDFVTDVADDTYDVVFSVETLQHLHPDVDWVFAELARIVDDLLITVENEGGDAGEVNYVDDNVPLYYRDWNAVFTDCGLIEVDSIDGKRDTVRIFGSPSKN from the coding sequence GTGGACTCTACCGATATTCGCGAGGAGTGGGCCGACCGGTCCGGCGAGTACTCCCCCGCGTATTATGCCTACTATGGAGCGGACGAGACGAGTGAGCTGGTGCAGTCGATACTTGCAGAGCATGTCGAGCAAGACGCGGCTATTCTAGAGGTCGGGTGCAGTTCCGGGCGGCACCTCGCCGCATTGTCCGACGCTGGCTACTCTGATCTGACCGGCGTCGATATCAACGCCGACGCGCTGGACGTCCTTGCTGAGACGTATCCCGATCTCGCGGCCACCGGCTCGTTCCACGCGATGGCTATCGAAGACTTCGTCACAGATGTCGCGGATGATACGTACGATGTCGTTTTTTCCGTCGAAACACTACAGCACCTCCATCCGGATGTCGACTGGGTGTTCGCGGAACTGGCACGGATCGTGGATGACCTGCTAATCACCGTCGAGAACGAAGGTGGCGACGCGGGTGAAGTGAACTACGTCGATGACAATGTCCCGCTGTACTATCGGGACTGGAACGCTGTGTTCACAGACTGTGGACTTATCGAAGTAGATTCGATAGATGGAAAGCGAGATACTGTTCGGATTTTCGGATCCCCAAGTAAGAATTGA
- a CDS encoding fumarylacetoacetate hydrolase family protein → MRYYQLRDGNSQRLAVETGDGAYDLTSVKPQLRTLRDLLKSSSIAETAPDELSARHLDAAEAVSEQRLGADATDPVTADEVWAAGVTYQISEEARTEESDTPEMYLDVYDAERPEIFFKSTPNRTVGPGEAVGIRADSDWDVPEPELAVVLYEGEIVGYTIGNDMSSRSIEGKNPLYLPQAKVYDRCCSVGPAVATDIKDPHSLTLSMSIHRGEDRVYHAETNTSEMKRTCEELVSYYTAHNAVPELSVLLTGTSLVPDDDFTLQEGDEVTIDIESIGTLKNHVTVV, encoded by the coding sequence ATGAGGTACTACCAGCTACGTGACGGGAATTCACAGCGGTTAGCGGTCGAAACTGGGGACGGTGCGTACGATTTGACCAGCGTCAAGCCACAGCTCCGAACGCTCCGTGACCTCCTCAAATCATCGTCGATTGCAGAGACTGCGCCGGACGAACTCAGCGCCCGCCACCTCGATGCAGCCGAGGCGGTGTCTGAACAGCGACTCGGAGCCGATGCTACCGATCCCGTCACTGCCGACGAAGTCTGGGCCGCTGGTGTGACATACCAGATTAGCGAAGAAGCGCGGACAGAGGAAAGCGACACGCCGGAGATGTACCTCGACGTGTACGACGCGGAGCGTCCGGAGATATTCTTCAAATCGACGCCAAATCGGACCGTCGGTCCCGGCGAAGCGGTCGGTATCCGAGCCGACTCAGACTGGGACGTGCCAGAGCCTGAGCTTGCGGTTGTTCTCTACGAGGGAGAAATTGTCGGCTACACTATCGGCAACGACATGAGCAGTCGGTCTATCGAGGGGAAGAACCCGCTGTACTTGCCCCAGGCCAAGGTGTACGACCGCTGTTGTTCGGTCGGCCCGGCCGTCGCCACGGATATCAAGGACCCGCACTCGCTGACGCTCTCGATGTCGATTCACCGCGGCGAAGACCGGGTCTATCACGCCGAGACCAACACCAGCGAGATGAAACGCACCTGCGAGGAACTCGTTTCGTACTACACCGCACACAACGCAGTCCCTGAGCTGTCAGTGCTACTTACCGGTACTTCGCTGGTTCCCGACGACGATTTCACCCTGCAGGAGGGGGATGAGGTCACTATCGACATCGAGTCCATTGGAACGCTGAAAAATCACGTTACGGTCGTCTGA
- a CDS encoding IclR family transcriptional regulator has protein sequence MAKTAQNPVKSAETTFEVLDALKDLDGAGVTELAQHLGIPKSTVHNYLSTLEQEEYVVNRDGVYEVGLRFLELGAYARHREKLFEIAKPEVDRLAAETGELANILVEEHGRGSYLYRARGDKAVQVKAHVGTRVPLHTTALGKAILAHMPTERVDAIVDRHGLGGEASKSIRTRAELEQELADVRERGVAFDDEERLEGLRCVAAPVLNHDDDIIGAISVSGPTNRFRGDRFREELPQKVLEVANVIELNVTYS, from the coding sequence ATGGCAAAGACCGCTCAAAACCCAGTCAAATCCGCTGAGACGACGTTCGAGGTGCTTGACGCACTGAAAGACCTCGATGGGGCCGGAGTCACCGAACTGGCACAGCACCTCGGCATCCCGAAGAGCACGGTTCACAACTACTTGAGCACGCTTGAGCAAGAAGAGTACGTTGTCAACAGAGACGGCGTGTACGAGGTCGGACTCCGATTCCTGGAACTGGGCGCGTACGCCCGCCACCGGGAGAAACTGTTCGAGATCGCGAAGCCAGAGGTTGATCGGCTGGCCGCAGAAACCGGCGAACTCGCGAATATTCTTGTCGAAGAACACGGCCGCGGGTCATACCTGTACCGCGCTCGGGGAGACAAAGCCGTGCAGGTCAAGGCCCACGTCGGAACGCGCGTTCCGCTTCATACGACGGCGCTCGGTAAAGCGATTCTCGCACACATGCCGACCGAACGGGTCGATGCAATCGTCGACCGCCACGGGCTCGGTGGGGAGGCCAGCAAGTCGATACGCACCAGAGCGGAGCTGGAGCAAGAGTTAGCCGACGTTCGGGAGCGCGGCGTCGCGTTCGACGATGAAGAGCGTCTCGAAGGGCTTCGCTGCGTCGCTGCCCCAGTGCTCAACCACGATGACGACATTATCGGTGCGATCAGCGTCTCGGGACCGACCAATCGGTTCCGTGGCGATCGGTTTCGCGAGGAACTCCCGCAGAAAGTGCTGGAAGTCGCCAACGTGATTGAGCTGAACGTTACCTATTCGTGA
- a CDS encoding cytochrome b/b6 domain-containing protein: MSNLDHGKFTRVTTLFHSLLGLDVFLLFFTGYAIMFNDELWWMLTLMGGASGVTAIHRITGIGLVALVVFWITLQVISSTGRSNFSKILPAKDDVDAFIQDIQFVLGRADERHPSARQFAGYKADEVPLLSYIGKGVVAIFSIELTLLAISGLLIWSKTGLAAMFQTKAAAMAFVTFHGLLGVIMLMGVMFHIFEHGMHPAFYPVETKAFIPRSMVPEHHGDEDEEPDTTGIERLSLSTSWRTVSTIFGAMTVIGIVSVLIGSIFDEGYPVPREIAIGGGPSSILLTIGINLGMVVLGVGLVLSMYGNVLRIRWEQQLEEEREQPTAADGGEPQTDGGQPEADDTEN, from the coding sequence GTGAGCAACTTAGACCACGGGAAGTTCACGCGCGTGACCACCCTGTTCCACTCGCTTTTGGGTCTGGACGTGTTCCTGCTGTTTTTCACCGGCTACGCCATCATGTTCAACGACGAACTGTGGTGGATGCTCACGCTGATGGGCGGGGCCTCCGGCGTGACAGCGATTCATCGCATCACCGGCATCGGGCTGGTCGCGCTCGTCGTCTTCTGGATCACGCTGCAGGTGATCTCCTCGACCGGCCGGAGCAACTTCTCGAAGATTCTCCCGGCGAAAGACGACGTCGACGCGTTCATTCAGGACATCCAGTTCGTGCTCGGTCGGGCCGACGAACGCCACCCAAGCGCGCGGCAGTTCGCCGGCTACAAAGCCGACGAGGTCCCGCTGCTGTCCTACATCGGCAAGGGCGTCGTGGCCATCTTCTCCATCGAGCTGACCCTGCTTGCGATTTCGGGGCTGCTCATCTGGAGCAAAACCGGCCTCGCCGCGATGTTCCAGACCAAGGCGGCCGCGATGGCCTTCGTCACGTTCCACGGGCTGCTGGGCGTCATCATGCTGATGGGGGTCATGTTCCACATCTTCGAGCACGGGATGCATCCCGCCTTCTACCCCGTCGAGACGAAGGCGTTCATTCCCCGCAGCATGGTACCCGAGCACCACGGCGACGAGGACGAAGAGCCGGATACCACGGGTATCGAACGCCTGTCGCTGTCCACGTCGTGGCGCACCGTTTCCACCATCTTCGGCGCGATGACCGTCATCGGCATCGTCTCGGTACTCATCGGGAGCATCTTCGACGAGGGCTATCCGGTCCCGCGCGAAATTGCCATTGGCGGCGGACCGTCGAGCATCCTGTTGACTATCGGCATCAACCTCGGGATGGTCGTCCTCGGTGTCGGGCTCGTGCTGTCGATGTACGGGAACGTCCTGCGCATCCGCTGGGAGCAGCAGTTAGAGGAAGAACGGGAACAGCCGACTGCGGCCGACGGGGGCGAACCCCAGACCGACGGCGGCCAGCCTGAAGCAGACGACACTGAGAACTGA
- a CDS encoding 4Fe-4S dicluster domain-containing protein produces the protein MSTGNEVMHDGVMSTGEDARIFPDVEACIDCGGCVVSCKRTWDVPRDEQRISIATMLEGQEAASGLNASSGRAMEQGESPGETAVPMQCYHCSNAPCVSVCPTDSLISKENGFVRVRDDLCIGCQYCLSACPFGAPQFPDEDEGVANLVGSGGNMDKCTMCEERQDVGKGPACAEECATDAILVGTPEQISDELDNRDSGTFFNDVAMDIIFGEDASEFQ, from the coding sequence ATGTCAACAGGAAATGAAGTAATGCACGACGGCGTGATGAGTACCGGCGAGGACGCGCGTATCTTCCCGGACGTCGAAGCGTGCATCGACTGTGGCGGCTGTGTCGTCTCCTGTAAACGAACGTGGGACGTCCCACGGGACGAACAGCGAATCAGTATCGCGACGATGCTCGAAGGCCAGGAAGCCGCGTCGGGGCTCAACGCCAGCAGCGGCCGAGCGATGGAACAGGGCGAGTCACCCGGCGAGACAGCGGTGCCGATGCAGTGTTACCACTGCTCGAACGCGCCGTGTGTCTCGGTGTGTCCGACCGACTCGCTCATCTCGAAGGAGAACGGCTTCGTGCGAGTCCGTGACGACCTCTGTATCGGCTGTCAGTACTGCCTCTCAGCGTGTCCTTTCGGCGCACCCCAGTTCCCCGATGAGGACGAGGGCGTCGCCAATCTCGTGGGCAGCGGCGGCAACATGGACAAGTGTACCATGTGCGAGGAACGCCAGGACGTCGGCAAGGGGCCGGCCTGTGCTGAGGAGTGTGCCACCGACGCGATTCTGGTCGGGACGCCTGAGCAGATCTCGGACGAACTGGACAACAGGGACAGTGGCACGTTCTTCAACGACGTTGCCATGGACATCATCTTTGGCGAAGACGCCAGTGAGTTCCAATGA